In Geothermobacter ehrlichii, a genomic segment contains:
- a CDS encoding 6-carboxyhexanoate--CoA ligase gives MAPLYSVRMRASRRGEHMSGAERLVRQEDVETVCLELLRRGRRHSRGTADALRLAVDLVEEAEIVTTALPDLLTWQVADVAAGRRAALCRLVAAGVPEAVAGAAMAALAKGAAPGGGVMRGAMLVDVHSGERLEADQARGVRVSRMDLLPELEAELQQQLAACGLNNRHVREALVLAAKVLSAPGLVAELCWSDDPDYTAGYVAAPGFGYQRFPRLKPAGDRRGGRAFFVDGRRTDVEALIRYLERTPVLVTRPGRVLPARPWQEG, from the coding sequence ATGGCACCTCTTTACAGTGTCCGCATGCGGGCCAGTCGGCGGGGCGAGCACATGTCCGGCGCCGAACGCCTGGTGCGGCAGGAAGATGTCGAGACGGTCTGTCTCGAGCTGCTGCGGCGGGGACGCCGTCACAGCCGGGGGACGGCCGATGCCCTGCGCCTGGCCGTCGACCTGGTCGAAGAGGCGGAGATCGTGACCACGGCCCTGCCCGACCTGCTCACCTGGCAGGTGGCGGACGTTGCCGCCGGCCGCCGCGCTGCCCTGTGCAGGCTGGTCGCCGCCGGCGTTCCCGAGGCGGTTGCCGGTGCGGCGATGGCGGCTCTGGCCAAGGGGGCTGCCCCCGGCGGCGGCGTCATGCGCGGCGCCATGCTGGTCGATGTGCACAGCGGCGAGAGGCTGGAGGCGGACCAGGCGCGCGGGGTTCGCGTCAGCCGCATGGATCTGCTGCCGGAGCTGGAGGCGGAGCTGCAGCAACAGTTGGCCGCCTGCGGGCTGAACAACCGGCATGTCAGAGAGGCGCTGGTGCTGGCGGCCAAGGTGCTCTCGGCTCCGGGGCTGGTTGCCGAGCTCTGCTGGTCGGACGACCCCGACTACACCGCCGGCTATGTCGCCGCCCCCGGTTTCGGCTACCAGCGCTTTCCCCGGCTCAAGCCGGCAGGGGACCGTCGCGGGGGGAGGGCCTTTTTCGTCGACGGACGACGGACGGATGTCGAAGCGCTGATCCGCTATCTTGAACGGACACCGGTGCTGGTGACCCGGCCGGGCCGGGTGTTGCCGGCGCGGCCCTGGCAGGAGGGATGA